In one Streptomyces sp. NBC_01241 genomic region, the following are encoded:
- a CDS encoding ATP-dependent DNA helicase, which translates to MTKPSLSDLLHAAVTAVGGTERPGQAAMATAVAEAVDDNAHLLVQAGTGTGKSLGYLVPALAHGERVVVATATLALQRQLVERDLPRTVDALHPLLRRRPQFAMLKGRSNYLCLHRLHEGAPQDEEEGLFDQFEAAAPSSKLGQDLLRLRDWSDETESGDRDDLTPGVSDRAWAQISVSSRECLGASKCAYGAECFAELARERAKLADVVVTNHALLAIDAIEGAPVLPQHEVLIVDEAHELVSRVTGVATGELTPGQVNRAVRRAAKLVNEKAADALQTASEGFERVMELALPGRLEEVPEDLGYALLALRDAARTVISSIGASRDKSVQDEDAVRKQALAAVETIHGVAERITQGSEYDVVWYERHDRFGASVRVAPLSVSGLLREKLFTERSVVLTSATLKLGGDFNGVGASLGLAPEGTTGDDVPQWKGLDVGSPFDYPKQGILYVARHLATPGREGSRTDMLDELAELVEAAGGRTLGLFSSMRAAQAAAEELRGRLDKPILLQGEETLGELIKNFAADPETCLFGTLSLWQGVDVPGAGCQLVVMDRIPFPRPDDPLMSARQKAVEEAGGNGFMAVAATHAALLMAQGAGRLVRATGDKGVVAVLDPRLANARYGSYLRASLPDFWYTTDRNQARRSLAAIDATAKANGQ; encoded by the coding sequence ATGACGAAGCCATCCCTCTCCGATCTCCTGCACGCCGCCGTGACCGCCGTCGGCGGTACGGAACGGCCTGGCCAGGCCGCCATGGCCACGGCTGTTGCCGAGGCTGTCGACGACAACGCCCATCTGCTCGTCCAGGCCGGTACCGGCACGGGCAAGTCCCTCGGCTACCTGGTGCCCGCGCTGGCGCACGGGGAGCGCGTCGTCGTGGCCACGGCGACCCTGGCGTTGCAACGCCAGCTCGTGGAGCGCGACCTTCCGCGTACGGTCGACGCCCTGCATCCGCTGCTGCGCAGACGTCCCCAGTTCGCCATGCTCAAGGGCCGGTCGAACTACCTCTGCCTTCACCGGCTCCATGAAGGTGCGCCGCAGGACGAGGAGGAGGGGCTCTTCGACCAGTTCGAGGCCGCGGCCCCGTCGAGCAAGCTCGGTCAGGATCTCCTACGCCTGCGGGACTGGTCGGACGAGACCGAGAGCGGCGACCGTGACGACCTCACCCCGGGCGTCTCCGACCGTGCCTGGGCGCAGATCTCGGTGTCCTCCCGCGAATGCCTGGGCGCAAGCAAGTGCGCGTACGGCGCGGAGTGCTTCGCGGAGCTGGCCCGCGAGCGTGCCAAGCTCGCCGACGTCGTCGTCACCAATCACGCCCTCCTCGCCATCGACGCCATCGAAGGCGCTCCGGTGCTCCCGCAGCACGAGGTTCTGATCGTCGACGAGGCGCACGAGCTGGTCTCCAGGGTCACCGGAGTCGCCACCGGCGAGCTCACCCCCGGCCAGGTCAACCGCGCCGTGCGCCGCGCGGCCAAGCTGGTCAACGAGAAGGCCGCCGACGCCCTGCAGACCGCGTCGGAGGGCTTCGAGCGGGTGATGGAGCTGGCGCTGCCCGGCCGTCTGGAGGAGGTCCCCGAGGACCTCGGCTACGCACTGCTGGCGCTTCGCGACGCAGCGCGTACGGTGATCTCATCCATCGGCGCCTCCCGCGACAAGTCCGTCCAGGACGAGGACGCCGTCCGCAAGCAGGCCCTGGCGGCGGTGGAGACGATTCATGGCGTCGCCGAACGCATCACCCAGGGCTCGGAGTACGACGTCGTCTGGTACGAGCGGCACGACCGTTTCGGCGCGTCCGTGCGGGTCGCCCCGCTCTCCGTCTCCGGATTGCTGCGCGAGAAGCTCTTCACCGAACGGTCCGTCGTCCTCACCTCGGCCACGCTCAAGCTCGGCGGGGATTTCAACGGAGTGGGGGCGTCGCTCGGACTCGCTCCCGAAGGCACCACGGGCGACGACGTTCCGCAGTGGAAGGGGCTCGACGTAGGGTCGCCCTTCGACTACCCGAAGCAGGGCATCCTGTACGTCGCCAGGCATCTGGCCACGCCGGGTCGCGAGGGTTCCCGCACCGACATGCTGGACGAGCTCGCCGAGCTGGTGGAAGCGGCGGGCGGGCGCACCCTGGGACTGTTCTCGTCCATGCGGGCGGCCCAGGCCGCCGCCGAGGAACTGCGCGGCCGGCTCGACAAGCCGATCCTGCTGCAGGGCGAGGAGACCCTCGGAGAGCTGATCAAGAACTTCGCGGCCGATCCCGAGACCTGCCTCTTCGGCACGCTGTCGCTCTGGCAGGGCGTCGATGTGCCCGGTGCCGGCTGCCAGCTGGTGGTCATGGACCGGATCCCGTTCCCACGCCCCGACGACCCGCTGATGAGCGCACGCCAGAAGGCGGTCGAGGAGGCCGGTGGCAATGGGTTCATGGCTGTCGCGGCGACGCACGCCGCGCTGCTGATGGCTCAGGGCGCCGGCCGACTGGTCCGGGCCACGGGCGACAAGGGAGTCGTCGCGGTGCTCGATCCGCGGCTGGCCAACGCCCGGTACGGCAGCTATCTGCGAGCCTCGCTGCCCGACTTCTGGTACACCACCGACCGCAACCAGGCGCGCCGCTCACTCGCCGCCATCGACGCGACGGCCAAGGCCAACGGCCAGTAG
- the lexA gene encoding transcriptional repressor LexA, with protein sequence MTTTADSATITAQDRSQSRLEPVHAMNDSVTNTEGPEPVRPARSLPGRPPGIRADSSGLTDRQRRVIEVIRDSVQRRGYPPSMREIGQAVGLSSTSSVAHQLMALERKGFLRRDPHRPRAYEVRGSDQPSSQPTDTTGKPAASYVPLVGRIAAGGPILAEESVEDVFPLPRQLVGDGELFVLKVVGDSMIEAAICDGDWVTVRRQPVAENGDIVAAMLDGEATVKRFKREDGHVWLLPHNSAYQPIPGDEATILGKVVAVLRRV encoded by the coding sequence GTGACCACCACCGCAGACAGTGCCACCATCACTGCCCAGGACCGCTCCCAGAGCCGACTCGAGCCGGTGCATGCCATGAATGACTCAGTCACGAACACGGAGGGGCCGGAACCCGTGCGCCCAGCGCGCTCGCTACCCGGCCGACCTCCAGGAATCCGGGCGGACAGCTCGGGGCTCACGGACCGGCAGCGGCGCGTGATCGAGGTGATCCGGGATTCCGTGCAGCGGCGCGGGTACCCGCCCTCGATGCGGGAGATCGGTCAGGCAGTGGGCCTGTCCAGCACGTCCTCCGTCGCCCATCAGCTGATGGCCCTGGAGCGCAAGGGCTTCCTTCGTCGCGATCCCCATCGCCCCCGGGCGTACGAGGTCCGTGGCTCGGACCAGCCCAGCTCGCAGCCCACCGATACGACCGGGAAGCCCGCGGCGTCGTACGTGCCGCTCGTCGGCCGGATCGCAGCGGGTGGCCCGATCCTCGCCGAGGAATCGGTCGAGGACGTCTTCCCGCTGCCCCGCCAGCTGGTCGGTGACGGTGAGCTGTTCGTCCTCAAGGTCGTCGGTGACTCGATGATCGAGGCGGCGATCTGCGACGGCGACTGGGTCACCGTGCGCCGCCAGCCCGTCGCGGAGAACGGCGACATCGTGGCAGCCATGCTGGACGGCGAGGCCACGGTCAAGCGCTTCAAGCGGGAGGACGGCCATGTGTGGCTGCTCCCCCACAACTCCGCGTACCAGCCGATCCCTGGCGACGAGGCGACGATCCTCGGCAAGGTGGTGGCGGTGTTGCGGCGGGTGTGA